A single genomic interval of Helianthus annuus cultivar XRQ/B chromosome 6, HanXRQr2.0-SUNRISE, whole genome shotgun sequence harbors:
- the LOC110927851 gene encoding uncharacterized protein LOC110927851 yields the protein MASNPWWSSGYSDEEEMIFANTVVKAAQILMEEEEENDSSESVITRRIRVNRDREGAHEKLVNDYFWDAPHYNADIFRRRFRMSRRLFTQIADDLAGVDPFFTQHPDARNYEGFTTLQKCTAAIRHLAYGTVFDALDEYLQMSARTTRECLYRFCHNVVKLYSKKYLRKPNVYDVQQLYQAHEARHGFPGMLGSIDCSLNDLNVLYQSAVFSDEVNGTSPDTRFTVSGVEYRRGYYLADGIYPSWSTIVKTIPYPEDEKRKKFAKCQEAARKDFEHEGRAICEYDENASYGNIVPVEPTQLDLNSFALTNDYTHANLQQDLVEHIWNNANDLDGDEDE from the exons ATGGCATCTAATCCTTGGTGGTCCTCGGGTTATTCGGACGAAGAGGAGATGATTTTCGCAAACACTGTGGTAAAGGCGGCGCAGATTCTTATGGAGGAGGAAGAGGAAAACGACTCGTCTGAAAGCGTTATTACCAGACGAATACGGGTTAACAGAGACCGCGAAG GAGCGCACGAGAAATTGGTGAACGATTATTTTTGGGATGCACCCCATTACAACGCCGACATTTTCAGACGAAGGTTCCGAATGAGTCGCCGGTTATTCACACAGATTGCTGATGATTTGGCGGGGGTAGACCCGTTTTTCACGCAACACCCGGATGCTCGGAATTATGAAGGGTTCACCACATTACAAAAGTGTACTGCGGCCATTCGCCATCTGGCGTACGGGACAGTGTTCGACGCTTTGGACGAGTACTTACAGATGTCGGCAAGAACTACGCGGGAATGTTTGTATCGATTTTGCCATAATGTGGTGAAACTGTATAGCAAAAAATATTTGCGGAAACCAAACGTGTATGATGTTCAGCAGTTGTACCAAGCTCATGAAGCACGACACGGGTTTCCGGGAATGCTTGGTAGCATTGATT GTTCACTCAACGACCTCAATGTGCTATACCAATCGGCGGTCTTTAGCGATGAGGTTAATGGCACCAGTCCGGACACCCGTTTTACAGTTTCTGGGGTTGAGTATAGACGCGGGTATTATCTTGCTGACGGAATATATCCGTCTTGGTCTACAATTGTCAAGACAATTCCATATCCCGAGGACGAAAAACGGAAAAAATTCGCCAAGTGTCAAGAAGCTGCAAGAAAAGACTTCGAAC ACGAAGGTCGGGCGATTTGTGAGTATGATGAGAATGCATCTTACGGGAATATTGTCCCAGTAGAGCCGACGCAACtggatttaaactcgttcgcGCTAACCAACGACTATACACATGCAAACCTTCAACAGGATTTGGTAGAACATATATGGAACAACGCAAACGACTTGGACGGTGACGAAGACGAGtag